From Salvia splendens isolate huo1 chromosome 16, SspV2, whole genome shotgun sequence, a single genomic window includes:
- the LOC121770711 gene encoding uncharacterized protein At1g66480-like isoform X1: MGNAFGGKRSVKIMNITGETFKLKTPVQASSVLQNHPGHVLLASDAVVHFGARAQPLEPHHELKPRRLYFLVEQPSLPEAGMMRRVRSGVHMTAKDRLESLMLSRRSASDISAVRSAASVDESGGVRVRLRLRKAEVEKLMAETKDGADVAEKIVGLCMTGGGGATAERDVHCGGGARGLARQGTSKSREENCSADDVAV; encoded by the exons ATGGGCAACGCTTTTGGAGGAAAAAGAAGCGTCAAAATAATGAACATCACCGGCGAAACGTTCAAGCTCAAGACTCCGGTCCAGGCCAGCTCGGTTCTCCAGAACCACCCGGGCCACGTGCTGCTCGCCTCGGACGCGGTCGTGCATTTTGGCGCCCGCGCCCAGCCGCTCGAGCCGCACCACGAGCTCAAGCCGAGGCGCCTCTACTTCCTCGTCGAGCAGCCGAGCCTTCCGGAGGCCGGCATGATGCGGAGGGTGCGTTCGGGGGTCCACATGACCGCCAAGGACCGCCTCGAGAGCTTGATGCTCTCGCGGAGATCGGCATCCGATATATCCGCCGTGAGGTCGGCGGCGAGCGTTGATGAAAGCGGCGGAGTCAGAGTCAGGCTGCGCCTGCGCAAGGCGGAGGTGGAGAAGCTGATGGCTGAGACTAAGGATGGTGCTGACGTGGCCGAGAAAATTGTCGGCCTTTGCATGACCGGAGGCGGCGGCGCTACGGCTGAGCGCGACGTGCATTGCGGCGGCGGTGCTCGGGGATTGGCGAGACAGGGCACGAGCAAATCGCGCGag gagaattgtagtgctgatgatgtggcagtgtga
- the LOC121770711 gene encoding uncharacterized protein At1g66480-like isoform X2 produces the protein MGNAFGGKRSVKIMNITGETFKLKTPVQASSVLQNHPGHVLLASDAVVHFGARAQPLEPHHELKPRRLYFLVEQPSLPEAGMMRRVRSGVHMTAKDRLESLMLSRRSASDISAVRSAASVDESGGVRVRLRLRKAEVEKLMAETKDGADVAEKIVGLCMTGGGGATAERDVHCGGGARGLARQGTSKSREVV, from the exons ATGGGCAACGCTTTTGGAGGAAAAAGAAGCGTCAAAATAATGAACATCACCGGCGAAACGTTCAAGCTCAAGACTCCGGTCCAGGCCAGCTCGGTTCTCCAGAACCACCCGGGCCACGTGCTGCTCGCCTCGGACGCGGTCGTGCATTTTGGCGCCCGCGCCCAGCCGCTCGAGCCGCACCACGAGCTCAAGCCGAGGCGCCTCTACTTCCTCGTCGAGCAGCCGAGCCTTCCGGAGGCCGGCATGATGCGGAGGGTGCGTTCGGGGGTCCACATGACCGCCAAGGACCGCCTCGAGAGCTTGATGCTCTCGCGGAGATCGGCATCCGATATATCCGCCGTGAGGTCGGCGGCGAGCGTTGATGAAAGCGGCGGAGTCAGAGTCAGGCTGCGCCTGCGCAAGGCGGAGGTGGAGAAGCTGATGGCTGAGACTAAGGATGGTGCTGACGTGGCCGAGAAAATTGTCGGCCTTTGCATGACCGGAGGCGGCGGCGCTACGGCTGAGCGCGACGTGCATTGCGGCGGCGGTGCTCGGGGATTGGCGAGACAGGGCACGAGCAAATCGCGCGag gtagtgtga